In Clostridium sp. DL-VIII, the following proteins share a genomic window:
- a CDS encoding signal peptidase II — MKNKKVLTISILPIMWVLYILFELISGRITDFQTLFFNIILILLFALVGLFTYELGEKHKRGFNASILSSLFFLLLLIDQGIKLSIKFLWFNTDFPIINNMLYFNPIINTNGSWLNARFGTSVSFPILIALNIIAILVFIEVYRYYLHNGRKDFWADMCFTFVSCGATCSLIDKVFYGGSLDFIGISNLFIADIKDLYINLGILFFVLTMFNNGYLSSGDDTSYKEDLQSLKKFLSFIKDDILHRFKSF; from the coding sequence ATGAAAAATAAAAAAGTTTTGACTATAAGTATTCTTCCTATAATGTGGGTTCTATATATATTATTTGAACTTATTAGTGGAAGAATTACTGATTTTCAAACACTCTTCTTCAATATAATATTAATTCTATTATTTGCACTAGTTGGTTTGTTTACTTATGAATTAGGAGAAAAGCATAAACGCGGATTTAATGCTAGCATATTATCATCTTTATTTTTTCTTCTTCTTTTAATAGATCAAGGAATAAAGCTATCAATAAAATTTTTATGGTTTAATACTGATTTTCCTATAATTAATAACATGTTATATTTTAACCCTATAATTAACACAAATGGTTCTTGGTTAAATGCTAGATTTGGTACATCTGTTAGTTTTCCAATTTTAATAGCTTTAAATATAATTGCTATATTAGTCTTCATTGAAGTATATAGATATTATCTGCATAATGGAAGAAAAGATTTTTGGGCTGATATGTGTTTTACTTTTGTAAGCTGTGGCGCCACCTGCTCATTAATTGATAAAGTTTTTTATGGAGGCAGTTTAGATTTTATTGGTATAAGTAATTTGTTTATTGCAGATATAAAGGATTTATATATTAATCTTGGTATATTATTTTTCGTTCTTACCATGTTTAATAATGGATACTTATCATCTGGAGATGACACTTCTTATAAAGAGGATCTTCAATCACTAAAAAAATTTCTATCATTTATCAAAGACGATATATTACATAGATTTAAATCTTTTTAA
- a CDS encoding L-lactate dehydrogenase, protein MGLKKSKVAIIGTGLVGSSTAFSLMTQGVCDEILMIDINEEKALGEVMDLNHCIEYLNRNTKVVRGDYSQCGDVDIVVITAGAPPKPGQTRLDTLELSAKIVKSIVDPIMKSGFKGHFIVISNPVDMIAYHVYKISGLPKSHVMGTGTSVDSARLKNFIGDLLNVDPRSVQGYSMGEHGDSQMVPWSHVTVGGKSFYEILRDNKDRVGDVDLDRLVLETAKAGWEVYNRKGTTYYGIATAAVGIIKAIINDENKIMPISTLLEGEYGENDVFCGVPAVLNADGVKEVVEIHMTGEELDKFKKSVDLIKEYSKKIN, encoded by the coding sequence ATGGGGCTAAAAAAAAGTAAAGTTGCAATTATAGGAACAGGATTAGTTGGTTCAAGTACAGCATTTAGTTTAATGACACAAGGCGTTTGTGATGAAATATTAATGATTGACATAAATGAAGAAAAAGCGCTTGGAGAAGTAATGGACTTAAATCATTGTATCGAATACTTAAATAGAAATACGAAAGTTGTAAGAGGAGATTATTCGCAATGTGGAGATGTTGATATTGTTGTTATAACAGCAGGTGCACCTCCTAAACCAGGTCAAACTAGATTAGATACATTAGAATTGTCAGCTAAAATAGTAAAATCTATTGTAGATCCAATAATGAAAAGTGGATTTAAAGGTCATTTTATTGTTATTTCGAATCCGGTAGATATGATAGCGTATCATGTCTATAAGATATCTGGATTACCAAAAAGTCATGTTATGGGAACAGGAACTTCAGTTGACTCAGCTAGATTAAAAAATTTTATTGGAGATTTATTAAATGTGGATCCACGTAGTGTACAGGGATATTCAATGGGGGAACATGGAGATTCGCAAATGGTACCGTGGTCTCATGTAACTGTTGGTGGTAAATCATTTTATGAAATATTAAGAGATAACAAAGATAGAGTTGGAGATGTAGATTTAGATAGATTGGTTTTAGAGACAGCTAAAGCAGGTTGGGAAGTGTATAATAGAAAAGGAACAACGTATTATGGGATAGCTACTGCTGCGGTAGGAATAATTAAGGCGATTATAAATGATGAGAATAAAATAATGCCAATTTCTACGCTATTAGAAGGCGAATATGGTGAAAATGATGTATTCTGCGGAGTGCCTGCTGTTTTAAATGCAGATGGAGTTAAGGAAGTTGTAGAAATACACATGACAGGTGAAGAACTAGATAAATTTAAGAAGTCAGTAGATTTAATAAAAGAATACTCTAAAAAAATAAATTAA
- a CDS encoding pyruvate, water dikinase regulatory protein: protein MLTILAVSDSIGETAHQVAIAAASQFEEKVEVKRIPYVKELEDVEDVMNVADNCENVIIVSTIITVDVREHLTQKAMEKNILVMNVLGPIINVATTILKTHPTYNPGAMRQTDEAYYKRIEAMEFAMQYDDSKDYRGLKNADVVLIGLSRTSKTPLCMYLANKGIKAINIPLMPEVGVPEEIYEIDRKKVFGLTINPLRLIEIRKRRLDKFHRITSDIEYAGDARVLEELDFADKIMRKIGCKTIDVTERAIEDTALIILEKIGYNNKK, encoded by the coding sequence ATGTTAACAATTTTAGCAGTATCAGATTCAATAGGAGAAACTGCACATCAAGTAGCGATTGCAGCAGCAAGTCAATTCGAAGAAAAGGTTGAGGTTAAAAGAATTCCATACGTAAAAGAGTTAGAAGATGTTGAGGATGTGATGAATGTTGCTGATAATTGTGAAAACGTAATAATAGTATCAACAATAATTACTGTTGATGTAAGAGAGCATTTAACACAAAAAGCAATGGAAAAAAATATATTGGTTATGAATGTATTAGGTCCAATAATCAATGTAGCAACTACTATATTAAAAACTCATCCTACGTATAATCCAGGTGCTATGCGCCAAACTGATGAAGCATATTATAAGAGAATTGAAGCTATGGAGTTCGCGATGCAATATGATGACAGCAAAGATTATAGAGGGTTGAAAAATGCAGATGTTGTTTTAATTGGTCTTTCGAGAACATCAAAGACACCTTTATGCATGTATTTAGCCAATAAGGGAATAAAGGCTATAAATATTCCATTAATGCCAGAGGTAGGAGTACCAGAAGAAATATATGAAATTGATAGAAAAAAGGTGTTTGGACTTACTATAAATCCTCTTAGGTTGATTGAAATTAGAAAAAGAAGATTAGATAAATTTCATAGAATTACATCAGATATTGAATATGCAGGTGATGCTAGGGTTTTAGAGGAATTAGATTTTGCAGACAAAATAATGAGGAAAATAGGTTGCAAAACAATTGATGTTACAGAAAGAGCAATTGAAGATACGGCATTAATTATTTTAGAAAAGATAGGATATAACAATAAAAAATAG